The following coding sequences lie in one Kribbella sp. NBC_00709 genomic window:
- a CDS encoding DUF4345 family protein, translating to MKTYVRIVLWILAVFELVLGLWLTIVPKTFYDHVPTVNWTPPYSDHLFHDFGGASLGLGIVLTAAAIRFERFWTVIALLAYLAYAGPHLLFHLGHLEGEQRGLSIALAAILSLMVLLPLTALAGVRKLT from the coding sequence ATGAAGACCTACGTCCGTATTGTCCTGTGGATCCTCGCCGTGTTCGAGCTTGTGCTCGGGCTCTGGCTGACGATCGTGCCGAAGACGTTCTACGACCACGTACCGACGGTGAACTGGACGCCGCCGTACAGCGATCACTTGTTCCACGACTTCGGCGGTGCGAGCCTCGGACTCGGCATCGTGCTGACCGCGGCCGCGATCCGGTTCGAGCGCTTCTGGACTGTCATCGCGCTGCTCGCGTATCTCGCGTACGCAGGCCCGCACCTGCTCTTCCACCTCGGCCATCTGGAGGGAGAACAGCGCGGATTGTCGATCGCACTGGCCGCGATCCTCTCGCTCATGGTCCTGCTTCCGCTCACCGCGCTGGCCGGGGTTCGCAAGTTGACTTGA
- a CDS encoding CaiB/BaiF CoA transferase family protein, translated as MGPLEGVKVVELAGIGPAPFACMMLAELGAEVLRIDRPGGSLSLGPPELDLLNRGRRSAALDLKRPAAVDVVRRLVAQADVLVEGFRPGVAERLGLGPEDCHAINPRLVYGRMTGWGQDGPLAQTAGHDIDYLAVSGALHLIGRAGGPPQVPANLLGDFAGGSLYLVIGILAALHSGQGQVVDAAIVDGSAHLTTMLVGALAAGSWQQERGTNLLDTGAPFYDVYETADGKHVSVGALEPQFYAELIEKLGIDAPDRNDPSNWPALRKLLAETFRQRTQAEWTALFDGSDACVAPVLPLAADHPHLVARGTFVDHQGARQPAPAPRFDRTPTSLGRPPARPGEHTREALTDWGITDLDDLLASGAAHQDPTQQN; from the coding sequence ATGGGTCCACTCGAGGGCGTGAAGGTGGTCGAGCTGGCCGGGATCGGCCCCGCGCCGTTCGCGTGCATGATGCTGGCCGAGCTCGGCGCCGAGGTACTACGCATCGATCGCCCTGGCGGCAGCCTGTCGCTCGGCCCACCGGAGCTCGACCTGCTGAACCGCGGTCGCCGGAGCGCGGCCCTCGACCTGAAGCGGCCGGCCGCGGTCGATGTCGTACGGCGGCTTGTCGCGCAGGCCGACGTACTCGTCGAAGGTTTCCGGCCCGGGGTCGCCGAACGGCTCGGTCTCGGGCCGGAGGACTGCCACGCAATCAACCCGCGGCTGGTGTACGGGCGGATGACCGGCTGGGGCCAGGACGGCCCGCTCGCGCAGACCGCCGGGCACGACATCGACTACCTCGCGGTGTCGGGCGCGTTGCACCTGATCGGCCGGGCCGGCGGACCGCCGCAGGTGCCGGCCAACCTGCTCGGCGATTTCGCGGGCGGATCGCTGTACCTCGTGATCGGCATACTCGCGGCGCTGCACAGCGGGCAGGGACAGGTGGTCGACGCGGCGATCGTCGACGGGTCGGCGCACCTGACCACGATGCTGGTCGGCGCACTCGCGGCCGGGTCGTGGCAGCAGGAGCGCGGGACGAACCTGCTGGACACCGGTGCGCCGTTCTACGACGTCTACGAAACGGCTGACGGGAAGCACGTCTCGGTCGGTGCACTCGAGCCGCAGTTCTATGCGGAGCTGATCGAGAAGCTCGGGATCGACGCGCCCGACCGCAACGACCCGTCGAACTGGCCGGCCCTCCGCAAGCTGCTCGCCGAGACCTTCCGGCAACGGACCCAGGCGGAATGGACAGCGCTGTTCGACGGCTCGGACGCCTGCGTCGCACCCGTCCTGCCACTCGCTGCCGACCACCCGCATCTCGTTGCCCGAGGCACCTTTGTGGACCACCAGGGTGCCCGGCAGCCAGCGCCCGCGCCACGCTTCGACCGTACGCCGACCAGCCTGGGCCGACCGCCCGCGCGGCCGGGGGAGCACACCCGCGAGGCGCTGACCGACTGGGGAATCACCGACCTCGACGACCTGCTCGCGTCCGGTGCCGCCCACCAGGATCCAACGCAGCAGAACTGA
- a CDS encoding acyl-CoA dehydrogenase family protein, with amino-acid sequence MERQLFDADHDAFRETVRAFCEKEIVPHHDSWEEAGIVPRELWTAAGDAGLLGFMMPEEYGGGGARDFRFNTVLIEELTRVRASGVGFTIQTDINSAYLLDYATPEQKARWLPAFCAGETISAIAMTEPGAGSDLQGIQTTARRDGDHYVLNGQKTFISNGILADLVIVVAKTDPGAGAQGISLIVAERGMPGFDRGRNLDKIGLKAQDTAELFFDDVRVPVANLLGAEGKGFVYLMEKLPQERLTIAVVAAAACENMLEDTLRYVKDRKAFGRPIGSFQNSRFVLAELATETQIARVFVDRCIQELNAGTLTVAEAAMAKWWTTELQKKVVDRCLQLHGGYGFMTEYPIAKAYLDTRIQTIYGGTTEIMKEIIGRTMGV; translated from the coding sequence GTGGAACGTCAGCTCTTCGACGCCGATCACGATGCCTTCCGGGAGACCGTCCGCGCGTTCTGCGAGAAGGAGATCGTCCCGCACCACGACAGCTGGGAGGAGGCCGGGATCGTCCCGCGCGAGCTGTGGACCGCGGCCGGCGACGCCGGCCTGCTCGGATTCATGATGCCGGAGGAGTACGGCGGGGGTGGGGCGCGCGACTTCCGGTTCAACACCGTGCTGATCGAGGAGCTGACCAGGGTCCGTGCGAGTGGGGTCGGCTTCACGATCCAGACCGACATCAACTCGGCGTACCTGCTCGACTATGCGACGCCGGAGCAGAAGGCGCGCTGGCTGCCGGCGTTCTGCGCGGGGGAGACGATCAGCGCGATCGCGATGACCGAGCCCGGCGCGGGGAGCGACCTGCAAGGCATCCAGACCACCGCGCGCCGCGACGGCGATCACTACGTGCTGAACGGGCAGAAGACCTTTATTTCCAACGGCATCCTGGCCGACCTGGTGATCGTGGTCGCCAAGACCGATCCGGGGGCCGGCGCGCAGGGCATCTCGCTGATCGTGGCCGAGCGCGGCATGCCCGGGTTCGACCGCGGGCGGAACCTGGACAAGATCGGCCTGAAGGCACAGGACACCGCGGAGCTGTTCTTCGACGACGTCCGGGTGCCGGTGGCGAACCTGCTCGGTGCGGAGGGCAAGGGCTTCGTCTACCTGATGGAGAAGCTGCCGCAGGAACGCCTGACGATTGCCGTGGTCGCGGCCGCCGCCTGCGAGAACATGCTCGAGGACACGTTGCGCTACGTGAAGGACCGCAAGGCGTTCGGCCGCCCGATCGGCTCCTTCCAGAACAGCCGCTTCGTCCTCGCCGAGCTCGCCACCGAGACCCAGATCGCCCGCGTCTTCGTCGACCGCTGCATCCAGGAGCTGAATGCCGGCACCCTGACCGTGGCCGAGGCCGCGATGGCGAAATGGTGGACCACCGAACTCCAGAAGAAGGTCGTCGATCGTTGCCTCCAGCTCCACGGCGGCTACGGCTTCATGACGGAGTACCCGATCGCCAAGGCCTACCTGGACACCCGGATCCAGACCATCTACGGAGGCACGACCGAGATCATGAAGGAAATCATCGGCCGCACGATGGGCGTGTAG
- a CDS encoding GAF and ANTAR domain-containing protein encodes MSASDRRVREVFIELSDTLVDDFDIIEFLDRLAARCSELLGVSACGILLADHHGALNLVAASSEQARLVELSQLQNLEGPCMDSFSTGRPVQVADLRDARTRWPRFSAAAIETGYLSVQALPMRLRDTVLGAVNLFSRSTGQLDADTIRLGQALADAATIGIVHQRALARQEVVTEQLQTALNSRILIEQAKGFLSHSLDIDVDEAFNILRTYARANNRRLTDVANEVVLARLTLTASSE; translated from the coding sequence ATGAGTGCATCTGACCGTAGAGTGCGCGAGGTGTTCATCGAGCTGTCGGACACTCTCGTCGACGACTTCGACATCATCGAGTTCCTGGACCGGCTCGCCGCTCGCTGCAGCGAATTGCTGGGGGTTTCGGCCTGCGGCATCCTGCTCGCCGATCACCACGGTGCGCTGAACCTGGTCGCCGCCTCCAGCGAGCAGGCGCGGCTGGTCGAGCTGAGCCAGCTGCAGAACCTCGAAGGCCCGTGCATGGACTCGTTCAGCACCGGACGTCCGGTGCAGGTGGCCGACCTTCGGGACGCCCGCACCCGCTGGCCCCGCTTCAGCGCAGCCGCCATCGAGACCGGGTACCTGTCGGTGCAGGCGCTGCCGATGCGGCTGCGCGACACGGTGCTGGGCGCTGTGAACCTGTTCAGTCGATCCACCGGGCAGCTGGACGCCGACACGATCAGGCTGGGGCAGGCGCTCGCCGACGCGGCCACCATCGGCATCGTGCACCAACGGGCGCTGGCTCGCCAGGAGGTCGTCACCGAGCAGCTCCAGACCGCTCTGAACAGCCGGATCCTGATCGAGCAGGCGAAGGGATTCCTGAGCCACAGCCTCGACATCGACGTCGACGAGGCGTTCAACATCCTGCGGACGTACGCGCGCGCCAACAACCGCCGCCTGACGGATGTTGCCAACGAGGTCGTCCTGGCCCGGCTCACGCTGACCGCGTCATCGGAGTAG
- a CDS encoding ANTAR domain-containing protein has protein sequence MTRSGGLLEPLLATDLEIGELDELQFEVGEGPSSLAAATSSPVLEADLAGVAAGRRWPGFAAAATDRGIRGAFAFPVTAGAAKLGVLTVYRREPGPLKGDQVADALVFADAIFVLALDHRQGVSADLDGVIETAFTARRAEVHQAAGRLASMQSISVTDALARLRAHAFSSGKSLHTVAIDVMADRLRLDADLAPPGHEPNTTDNEPDEKEQEED, from the coding sequence ATGACCCGCAGCGGCGGCCTGCTGGAGCCCTTGCTCGCCACCGATCTGGAGATCGGCGAGCTGGACGAGCTGCAGTTCGAGGTCGGCGAAGGTCCGAGCAGCCTGGCCGCCGCCACCAGTTCGCCGGTGCTCGAGGCGGACCTGGCCGGAGTTGCGGCCGGGAGGCGGTGGCCCGGGTTCGCGGCGGCCGCTACAGATCGTGGCATCCGCGGTGCCTTCGCGTTCCCGGTCACCGCGGGAGCTGCCAAGCTCGGCGTCCTGACCGTTTACCGGCGCGAGCCCGGCCCGCTGAAGGGTGACCAGGTTGCGGACGCCCTGGTGTTCGCCGATGCGATCTTCGTCTTGGCCCTGGATCATCGCCAGGGTGTCAGCGCGGACCTGGACGGGGTGATCGAGACTGCTTTCACGGCGCGCAGGGCCGAGGTTCACCAGGCCGCCGGCCGGCTCGCCTCGATGCAAAGCATCAGCGTCACCGACGCGCTCGCCCGGCTGCGCGCCCACGCCTTCAGCAGTGGGAAGTCGTTACACACCGTCGCCATCGATGTGATGGCCGACCGCCTCCGTCTGGACGCCGATCTTGCTCCACCAGGACACGAGCCGAACACGACCGACAATGAACCGGACGAGAAGGAACAGGAGGAGGACTGA
- a CDS encoding sulfite oxidase-like oxidoreductase, with the protein MDIVSPGFTGRRRGGTELPPGQYLTHEFPVLSAGPTPRIQTEHWEFTVTSETGEKYKWDWAALMALPAEEFTKDIHCVTRWSKLQTTWKGVSLDTLLADVETGADYAMAHSYGGYTTNLPLDDLLDGQSWIVYEYDGEPLDPEHGGPARLLVPHLYFWKSAKWVRGLVLSDIEDLGFWETAGYHEYGDPWKEQRYAGD; encoded by the coding sequence ATGGACATCGTGTCGCCTGGATTCACCGGCCGCCGGCGGGGTGGAACGGAGCTTCCGCCAGGGCAGTACCTGACGCACGAGTTTCCGGTGCTGTCGGCAGGGCCGACGCCGCGCATCCAGACCGAGCACTGGGAGTTCACCGTCACCAGCGAGACGGGTGAGAAGTACAAGTGGGACTGGGCCGCGCTGATGGCCTTGCCGGCCGAGGAGTTCACCAAGGACATCCACTGCGTGACCCGCTGGTCGAAGCTGCAGACGACCTGGAAGGGCGTCTCACTGGACACGCTGCTCGCGGACGTCGAGACCGGCGCGGACTACGCGATGGCGCACAGCTACGGCGGCTACACGACGAACCTGCCGCTGGACGACCTGCTCGACGGGCAGTCCTGGATCGTCTACGAGTACGACGGCGAGCCGCTGGACCCCGAGCACGGTGGACCGGCGCGGCTGCTCGTCCCGCATCTGTACTTCTGGAAGAGCGCCAAATGGGTCCGCGGCCTCGTGCTGTCCGACATCGAGGACCTCGGCTTCTGGGAGACCGCCGGATACCACGAGTACGGAGACCCATGGAAAGAACAGCGATACGCCGGAGACTGA
- a CDS encoding ferredoxin reductase, with protein MERTAIRRRLTWQVATVADVRRETETARTLVLEVPDWPGHVAGQHLDVRLTAPDGYRASRSYSIASAWSGSTIELTVEQVPDGEVSPYLVDVLKVGDPLEIRGPVGGWFVWKPEQDGPVQLIGGGSGVVPLRAMLRAHAGAGSTTPFRLLYSVRRPESVIYVSDLKELAASDDVDVRLVYTRDAPAGEPRVGRIDADVIAQYAFTPEDGATTYVCGPTPFVETVADLLVAAGHDPARVRTERFGPTGGPR; from the coding sequence ATGGAAAGAACAGCGATACGCCGGAGACTGACCTGGCAGGTCGCCACGGTTGCCGACGTACGGCGTGAGACGGAGACCGCGCGGACGCTGGTGCTCGAAGTACCGGACTGGCCGGGGCATGTCGCCGGGCAGCACCTCGACGTGCGGCTGACCGCTCCGGACGGGTACCGGGCGTCGCGGTCGTACTCGATCGCGTCTGCATGGAGCGGGTCGACGATCGAGCTCACGGTCGAGCAGGTGCCGGACGGCGAGGTGTCGCCGTACCTGGTCGACGTGTTGAAGGTCGGCGATCCGCTGGAGATCCGCGGACCGGTCGGCGGATGGTTCGTCTGGAAGCCGGAGCAGGACGGGCCGGTGCAGCTGATCGGCGGGGGATCGGGTGTCGTGCCGTTGCGGGCGATGCTGCGCGCCCATGCCGGAGCCGGGAGTACGACGCCGTTCCGGTTGCTGTACTCCGTCCGCCGTCCGGAGTCGGTGATCTACGTCAGCGATCTCAAGGAGCTGGCCGCGTCCGACGACGTCGACGTACGGCTGGTGTACACGCGGGACGCGCCGGCGGGGGAGCCGCGGGTCGGGCGGATCGACGCCGACGTGATCGCGCAGTACGCGTTCACGCCGGAGGACGGCGCGACGACGTACGTCTGCGGGCCGACGCCGTTCGTGGAGACGGTGGCGGATCTGCTGGTCGCGGCGGGACACGACCCGGCGCGTGTGAGGACTGAACGTTTCGGACCGACTGGAGGCCCGCGATGA
- a CDS encoding DUF6510 family protein, producing MSETNYLDGNAAAGSLSELFAVDLTAAIAQCNGCGHTTVFAESRLYVDAPGMVARCPGCDSVLLRVVTTPNDTYLDLRGLTYLRVPNS from the coding sequence ATGAGTGAGACCAACTACCTGGACGGCAACGCGGCTGCCGGCTCGCTGAGTGAGCTGTTCGCCGTCGATCTGACCGCGGCCATCGCGCAATGCAACGGCTGCGGCCACACGACCGTCTTCGCGGAGTCCCGCCTGTACGTCGACGCGCCGGGCATGGTCGCCCGGTGTCCCGGCTGCGACTCGGTGCTCCTGCGCGTCGTCACCACCCCCAACGACACCTACCTCGATCTCCGAGGTCTGACCTACCTGCGAGTCCCGAACTCCTAA
- a CDS encoding MerR family transcriptional regulator, with the protein MSDVSGDDATLTVDELSARVGMTVRTLRFYAGRGLIPPPIRRGRVGYYGPEHIARLDLVRELQAHGFTLQAIEGYLDRIPADATPQDIALHRTLLTPWMRDLPETLDRAALVRRTGRDLTDDDIEMLVALGVVEPTPDEDVFQVATAHLSLGVELLDLDLPVEAVLDAGRIFTEHGRALAEELTEVFRTKVWPHYRDSGGPPEHIQHLVERFKPVTIQGLVLAYERAVGETQRDTIRRTQNKPR; encoded by the coding sequence ATGTCGGATGTCTCGGGGGACGACGCCACCCTGACAGTTGATGAACTGTCGGCCCGCGTCGGAATGACTGTGCGCACTTTGCGGTTCTACGCGGGCCGAGGGCTGATCCCGCCACCGATCCGGCGTGGACGGGTCGGGTACTACGGGCCGGAACACATCGCCCGGCTCGATCTCGTCCGCGAACTGCAGGCGCACGGCTTCACGCTGCAGGCGATCGAGGGGTACCTGGACCGGATCCCGGCCGACGCGACGCCGCAGGACATCGCCTTGCACCGCACGCTGCTGACCCCGTGGATGCGCGATCTCCCGGAAACGCTGGATCGGGCCGCATTGGTACGGCGTACCGGCCGCGATCTCACCGACGACGACATCGAGATGCTGGTGGCGCTCGGTGTCGTGGAGCCGACGCCGGACGAGGACGTGTTCCAGGTCGCGACCGCACACCTCAGCCTCGGTGTCGAACTGCTCGACCTGGATCTCCCGGTCGAGGCGGTCCTGGACGCGGGCCGGATCTTCACCGAGCACGGTCGCGCGCTCGCCGAGGAACTCACCGAGGTCTTCCGCACCAAGGTCTGGCCGCACTACCGCGACTCCGGCGGCCCGCCCGAGCACATCCAGCACCTGGTCGAACGCTTCAAGCCGGTCACGATCCAGGGTCTCGTCCTCGCCTACGAGCGAGCCGTCGGCGAAACCCAGCGCGACACCATCCGCCGTACCCAGAACAAGCCGCGTTAG
- a CDS encoding acetyl-CoA C-acetyltransferase — translation MSEAFLYDAIRTPRGKGKPTGALHEVKPIQLITGLLQELRTRHPDLDPAAIDDVVLGVVTPIGDQGMDIARTAVLMAGYPETTGGVQLNRFCASGLEAVNQAAQRVRSGWEDFILAGGVESMSRVKMGSDGGAWAMDPETALETGFIPQGISADLIATLDGFSRTDVDAYAAESHARAAKAWANGYFARSVVPVTDRNGLQILDHDQLVRPGTSVETLAGLPLSFAAIGEHGGFDSVALEKYLTVERISHVHHAGNSSGIVDGAALVAVGNEKAGEALGRAPRGRVVAVGVSGADPTIMLTGPAPAARKALARAGLEASDIDLFEMNEAFAAAVMHFMKDLGVPYEKVNVNGGAIALGHPLGATGAMLIGTLLDELERRELRYGLATLCVGGGMGVATIIERLAA, via the coding sequence ATGAGTGAAGCCTTCCTGTACGACGCGATTCGCACACCGCGCGGCAAAGGCAAGCCGACCGGTGCGCTGCACGAGGTCAAGCCGATCCAGTTGATCACCGGCCTGCTGCAGGAGCTGCGGACCCGGCACCCCGACCTGGACCCGGCGGCGATCGACGACGTCGTACTCGGTGTCGTGACCCCGATCGGCGACCAGGGCATGGACATCGCGCGCACCGCCGTACTGATGGCCGGCTACCCGGAGACGACCGGCGGCGTGCAGCTCAACCGCTTCTGCGCGTCCGGGCTGGAGGCCGTCAACCAGGCGGCGCAACGGGTGCGGTCCGGCTGGGAGGACTTCATCCTGGCCGGCGGGGTCGAGTCGATGTCGCGGGTCAAGATGGGCTCCGACGGCGGCGCCTGGGCGATGGATCCGGAGACCGCGCTCGAGACCGGCTTCATCCCGCAGGGCATCAGCGCGGACCTGATCGCGACCCTGGACGGTTTCTCCCGCACCGACGTCGACGCGTACGCCGCCGAGTCGCACGCCCGCGCCGCGAAGGCCTGGGCCAACGGCTACTTCGCCCGCTCCGTCGTACCGGTGACGGACCGCAACGGCCTGCAGATTCTGGACCACGACCAACTGGTCCGGCCGGGCACTTCGGTCGAGACGCTCGCCGGGCTGCCGCTGTCGTTCGCGGCGATCGGGGAACACGGCGGCTTCGACTCGGTCGCCCTGGAGAAGTACCTGACCGTCGAGCGGATCTCGCATGTGCACCACGCGGGCAACTCGTCGGGCATCGTCGACGGCGCGGCTCTGGTTGCTGTCGGCAACGAGAAGGCCGGTGAGGCGCTCGGCCGGGCGCCGCGTGGCCGGGTGGTTGCTGTTGGTGTCAGCGGTGCGGATCCGACCATCATGCTGACCGGCCCGGCGCCGGCCGCCCGGAAGGCGCTGGCTCGCGCCGGTCTGGAAGCGAGCGACATCGACCTGTTCGAGATGAACGAGGCATTCGCGGCCGCGGTCATGCACTTCATGAAGGATCTCGGCGTACCGTACGAGAAGGTGAACGTGAACGGCGGTGCGATCGCCCTCGGCCACCCGCTCGGCGCGACCGGCGCGATGCTGATCGGAACCCTGCTGGACGAGCTGGAGCGGCGCGAGCTCCGGTACGGACTGGCCACCCTGTGCGTCGGCGGCGGTATGGGCGTCGCGACGATCATCGAGAGGCTTGCGGCATGA
- a CDS encoding 3-hydroxyacyl-CoA dehydrogenase NAD-binding domain-containing protein, whose product MIEWKNDAGVVTLTLNDPDASANTMTDAYVEAMGRTVERLVAEKALLKGVIVTSAKSTFFAGGNLQLLSQIQPSDAAKVFGTIEEVKRQLRALETLGVPVVAAINGSALGGGLEIALACHHRIVADSNRIELGVPEVTLGLLPGGGGVTRTVRMLGLQDALMKVLLQGQRMKPAHALSVGIVDEVVPADELLAAARRWITTYEGDAKQPWDRDGYKIPGGTPSSPKLAAFLPAFPANLRKQLKGAPYPAPRAIMSAAVEGSQVDFETASRIESRYFVSLATGQIAKNMIQAFFFDLQSINAGGSRPADVPKYSARKVGVLGAGMMGAGIAYVCAKAGIEVVLKDVSLESAARGKEYSEKLLAKQVAKGRTTAAEVEAFLSRITPTGDPNDLAGCDLVIEAVFEDGGLKQKVFAEIAGVVEPDALLCSNTSTLPITSLADGIDRPDDFIGMHFFSPVDRMPLVELIVGEKTSDRAIAQAYDVVRQIKKTPIVVNDSRGFFTSRVFGTLVMEGAAMVAEGVDPVMIERAATQAGFPAPPLAMLDEVTLTLPQKIRDAARAAGDSAGAFDDHPGMAVADRLVNEFDRRGKAAGAGFYEYPADGPKRLWPGLWQHFARDIDVPLIDLQERMLFAMALETVKCLDEGVLRSVPDANIGSIFGIGFPPLHGGALQYVNAYGLSAFADRSRELAAVYGARFEPPALLVRKAEASEIFG is encoded by the coding sequence ATGATCGAGTGGAAGAACGACGCCGGCGTCGTCACGCTGACGCTGAACGACCCGGACGCGTCGGCGAACACCATGACCGACGCGTACGTCGAGGCGATGGGACGGACCGTCGAGCGCCTGGTGGCCGAGAAGGCCCTGCTCAAGGGCGTGATCGTGACCTCGGCCAAGTCGACGTTCTTTGCCGGTGGCAACTTACAGCTGCTGTCGCAGATCCAGCCGTCGGACGCCGCCAAGGTCTTCGGCACGATCGAGGAGGTCAAGCGGCAGCTCAGGGCCCTGGAGACCTTGGGCGTCCCGGTCGTTGCCGCGATCAACGGATCGGCGCTCGGCGGCGGGCTGGAGATCGCGCTCGCCTGCCATCACCGGATCGTTGCTGATAGCAACCGGATCGAGCTCGGTGTGCCGGAGGTGACGCTCGGTCTGCTGCCCGGCGGCGGGGGAGTGACCCGCACGGTCCGGATGCTCGGGCTGCAGGACGCGCTGATGAAGGTGCTGCTGCAGGGGCAGCGGATGAAGCCGGCGCATGCACTCAGCGTCGGGATCGTCGACGAGGTCGTCCCTGCTGACGAGTTGCTCGCTGCGGCGCGCCGGTGGATCACGACGTACGAGGGCGACGCCAAGCAGCCGTGGGACCGGGACGGGTACAAGATCCCCGGCGGTACGCCGTCCTCGCCGAAGCTGGCCGCGTTCCTGCCGGCCTTCCCGGCGAACCTGCGCAAGCAGCTCAAGGGCGCGCCGTACCCTGCCCCGCGGGCGATCATGAGCGCGGCCGTCGAGGGCAGCCAGGTCGACTTCGAGACGGCGTCCCGGATCGAGTCGCGGTACTTCGTCTCGCTCGCCACCGGGCAGATCGCGAAGAACATGATCCAGGCGTTCTTCTTCGACCTGCAGTCGATCAACGCGGGCGGGTCGCGGCCGGCCGACGTACCGAAGTACTCGGCCCGGAAGGTCGGCGTGCTCGGGGCCGGGATGATGGGCGCCGGGATCGCCTACGTCTGCGCGAAGGCCGGCATCGAGGTTGTGCTCAAAGATGTTTCGTTGGAGTCGGCTGCGCGCGGAAAGGAGTATTCCGAGAAGCTGCTGGCGAAGCAGGTCGCGAAGGGCCGGACGACCGCCGCCGAGGTCGAGGCCTTCCTGAGCCGGATCACGCCGACCGGGGACCCGAACGACCTGGCCGGCTGCGATCTGGTGATCGAGGCCGTCTTCGAGGACGGCGGGCTCAAGCAGAAGGTGTTCGCCGAGATCGCCGGCGTGGTCGAGCCGGACGCGTTGCTCTGCTCGAACACGTCCACGCTGCCGATCACCTCCCTGGCCGACGGCATCGACAGGCCGGACGACTTCATCGGCATGCACTTCTTCTCGCCGGTCGATCGGATGCCGCTGGTCGAGCTGATCGTGGGCGAGAAGACCTCGGACCGGGCGATCGCCCAGGCCTACGACGTCGTACGGCAGATCAAGAAGACACCGATCGTGGTCAACGACAGTCGCGGGTTCTTCACCTCACGGGTGTTCGGCACGCTGGTGATGGAAGGCGCCGCGATGGTTGCCGAGGGTGTCGACCCGGTGATGATCGAGCGGGCCGCGACGCAGGCCGGCTTCCCGGCGCCGCCGCTGGCGATGCTGGACGAGGTGACGCTGACGCTGCCGCAGAAGATCCGGGACGCCGCGCGCGCGGCCGGCGACAGTGCGGGCGCGTTCGACGACCATCCCGGGATGGCGGTTGCCGATCGGCTCGTGAACGAGTTCGATCGCCGGGGCAAGGCGGCCGGCGCGGGGTTCTACGAGTACCCGGCGGACGGGCCGAAGCGTTTGTGGCCAGGACTGTGGCAGCACTTCGCCCGTGACATCGACGTACCGCTGATCGATCTGCAGGAGCGGATGCTGTTCGCGATGGCGCTCGAGACGGTGAAGTGCCTGGACGAGGGCGTGCTCCGGTCGGTGCCGGACGCCAACATCGGTTCGATCTTCGGCATCGGCTTCCCGCCGCTGCACGGCGGCGCGCTCCAGTACGTCAACGCCTACGGGCTAAGCGCTTTCGCGGACCGGTCCCGCGAGTTGGCCGCTGTATACGGTGCACGCTTCGAGCCGCCGGCACTCCTGGTCCGGAAGGCCGAGGCCAGCGAGATCTTCGGCTGA